Proteins from a genomic interval of Synechococcus sp. A15-28:
- a CDS encoding shikimate kinase: MSDATPSLKQRLGGRSLYLVGMMGSGKTSTGRPLAERLGYGFVDADAVIKQAAGCSIPEIFERDGEAGFRKLESQVLSAISQRHSLVVATGGGVVTQLENWGLLHSGIVIWLDVVPDQLLQRLKADSTVRPLLQTDDPEAALNALLNERRPLYAEADLTVVINEETPETVADGILQLLPGLLKDPTQRRTD, encoded by the coding sequence ATGTCGGACGCAACTCCCTCCCTCAAACAGCGCCTGGGCGGCCGCAGCCTGTATCTAGTGGGAATGATGGGCAGCGGCAAGACCAGCACCGGCCGCCCCCTGGCTGAACGTCTGGGTTACGGCTTTGTCGATGCCGATGCGGTGATCAAACAGGCCGCCGGCTGCAGCATCCCGGAGATCTTTGAGCGGGACGGTGAAGCGGGCTTCCGCAAGCTGGAAAGCCAGGTGCTCAGCGCCATCAGCCAGCGCCACTCCCTGGTGGTGGCCACCGGCGGTGGCGTGGTGACGCAGTTGGAGAACTGGGGGCTTTTGCACAGCGGCATCGTGATCTGGCTCGATGTGGTTCCCGATCAGTTGCTGCAGCGGCTGAAGGCCGACAGCACAGTGCGGCCGCTGCTCCAAACCGACGATCCCGAGGCAGCTCTAAACGCGCTGTTGAACGAGCGCCGTCCCCTCTATGCGGAAGCCGATCTCACAGTGGTGATCAACGAGGAAACCCCCGAAACCGTCGCTGACGGGATCCTGCAACTGCTGCCAGGCCTGCTGAAGGATCCGACCCAGCGCCGAACGGATTGA
- a CDS encoding MFS transporter — protein sequence MSASPLRLDQQRRLFLVVSGISTAGSFAGITAKGWILLHGSADPFVLALNFAALSLPSLVFSGPAGVRTDRIDCEQVLVQAQWGLLAAAALGALAIPLLEGTAQVLLLLGSTLLVGIAGAFELTARNKYCSLLVEDPQDLAGYLASFSVVFNVGKLVGPPIGGLLVALAGPAWALGIDAASYLLPIASVVFLLQPRREAEQRSHKGQSATLLDAWNQCGSTLRGVLQLTAVLCVVNFFHPGLAPLIADQVLGPDPRDLGLFTSVLAAGSIAGGVVLQRNSSRFSRRPFLTLGGFGLLTAVAQLGMARSPSVAFSLLMTFLIGAGTAGLLSSCNLISQVGSPQVMRGRMAGLSQIAFLGGGGVSGLLAAVLVIATSLSTTFALTGGIGAVLALLWMRRRGGTVLEPLRSA from the coding sequence TTGAGCGCTTCCCCCCTCCGCCTGGACCAGCAACGCCGTCTGTTCCTGGTGGTGTCCGGCATCAGCACCGCAGGCTCCTTCGCCGGGATCACAGCCAAGGGCTGGATCCTGCTGCACGGCAGCGCCGATCCCTTCGTGCTGGCCTTGAACTTCGCAGCGCTGTCGCTGCCCAGCCTGGTGTTCAGCGGCCCCGCCGGCGTGCGCACCGATCGGATCGATTGTGAGCAGGTGCTGGTGCAGGCCCAGTGGGGGCTGCTGGCGGCCGCTGCCCTGGGGGCTCTGGCCATCCCGCTGCTGGAGGGCACCGCCCAGGTGTTGCTGCTGCTGGGCAGCACGCTGCTGGTGGGCATTGCCGGAGCCTTCGAGCTCACCGCCCGCAACAAGTACTGCTCGCTGCTGGTGGAAGACCCTCAAGACCTGGCGGGCTACCTGGCGAGCTTCTCGGTGGTGTTCAACGTGGGGAAACTGGTGGGGCCTCCCATCGGCGGACTGCTGGTGGCGCTGGCCGGTCCGGCCTGGGCCCTGGGGATCGATGCCGCCAGCTATCTGCTGCCGATCGCCAGCGTGGTGTTCCTGCTGCAACCGCGCCGCGAGGCGGAACAGCGCAGCCACAAGGGGCAATCCGCCACGCTGCTGGATGCCTGGAACCAGTGCGGCAGCACCCTGCGGGGGGTGCTTCAGCTCACCGCTGTGCTCTGTGTGGTGAATTTCTTCCATCCGGGTCTGGCACCGTTGATTGCTGATCAGGTGCTGGGGCCGGACCCCCGTGATCTGGGGCTGTTCACCAGTGTGCTGGCCGCCGGCAGCATCGCCGGCGGTGTGGTGCTGCAACGCAACAGCAGCCGTTTCAGCCGTCGCCCTTTCCTGACGCTTGGAGGGTTCGGGCTGCTCACCGCCGTGGCTCAACTGGGGATGGCGCGCAGCCCGAGCGTGGCGTTCAGCCTGTTGATGACCTTTCTGATCGGGGCTGGCACAGCAGGTTTGCTGAGCAGCTGCAACCTGATCTCCCAGGTGGGATCACCTCAGGTGATGCGTGGACGGATGGCTGGCCTCAGCCAAATCGCCTTCCTGGGGGGCGGCGGAGTGAGCGGGCTCCTGGCGGCTGTGCTGGTGATCGCCACCAGCTTGTCCACCACCTTTGCCTTAACCGGAGGCATCGGGGCCGTGCTGGCGCTGCTGTGGATGCGCCGCCGGGGCGGCACGGTGCTGGAACCGCTCAGATCAGCTTAA
- a CDS encoding B12-binding domain-containing radical SAM protein, which yields MRTLFIYPKFPKTFWSYEKILELVNRKVLLPPLGMCTVAALLPQDWEMKLVDRNVREVTEAEWDWAEMVIISGMIVQKDDMAVQIGRAKERGLPVAVGGPYASSTPDAPELDQADFKILDEGEITLPMFLEALERGETTGRFTSEGDKPDVTATPIPRFDLLELDAYDSMSVQFSRGCPFNCEFCDIIVLYGRKPRTKTPEQLVAELQYLYDLGWRRSIFLVDDNFIGNKRNAKLLLPQIRTWQEERGYPFSFATEASVDLADDEDMMRMMHDARFESVFLGIETPDESSLETARKVQNTRNPLDAAVDRITANGIRVMAGFIIGFDGEKDGAGHRIVDFVTRTGIPAAMMGMLQALPKTALWARLEKEGRLIQGEDAAKGVNQTNLLNFKPTRPIRDIANEYVDAFCALYEPNAYMDRVYSYYLKMGAPRWKAAAKLPSWTDIRALSIVIWRQGIQRSTRGRFWKYMLGMARQNPALLEQFLVVLAHNEHFLEYRSIVQQEIREQLESLPPEEPTVQKELQPV from the coding sequence ATGCGCACCCTCTTCATTTATCCCAAGTTCCCGAAAACCTTCTGGAGCTACGAAAAGATCCTGGAGCTGGTGAACCGCAAAGTGCTGCTTCCTCCTCTGGGGATGTGCACGGTGGCTGCCCTGCTGCCCCAGGACTGGGAGATGAAGCTGGTGGATCGCAACGTGCGTGAAGTCACCGAGGCGGAATGGGACTGGGCCGAGATGGTGATCATCTCCGGGATGATCGTGCAGAAGGACGACATGGCCGTGCAGATCGGCCGTGCCAAGGAGCGGGGACTGCCGGTGGCCGTTGGCGGCCCCTACGCCAGCTCCACACCGGACGCGCCGGAACTGGACCAAGCGGATTTCAAGATCCTTGATGAGGGAGAAATCACCCTGCCGATGTTCCTGGAGGCCCTGGAACGGGGCGAGACCACAGGCCGCTTCACCTCCGAGGGCGACAAGCCGGATGTGACGGCCACACCAATTCCCCGTTTTGACCTGCTGGAACTCGACGCCTACGACTCGATGAGCGTGCAGTTCTCCAGGGGCTGCCCGTTCAACTGCGAGTTCTGCGACATCATCGTTCTCTACGGCCGCAAACCCCGCACCAAAACCCCCGAGCAGCTGGTGGCGGAGCTGCAATACCTCTACGACCTGGGCTGGCGGCGCTCGATCTTCCTGGTGGACGACAACTTCATCGGCAACAAGCGCAACGCCAAGCTGCTTCTGCCCCAGATCCGCACCTGGCAGGAAGAGCGGGGTTACCCCTTCAGCTTTGCCACCGAAGCCTCGGTGGACCTGGCCGACGACGAGGACATGATGCGGATGATGCACGACGCCCGCTTTGAAAGCGTCTTCCTCGGCATCGAGACACCGGATGAATCGAGCCTGGAAACCGCCCGCAAGGTGCAGAACACCCGCAACCCCCTGGATGCTGCGGTGGACCGGATCACCGCCAACGGCATCCGCGTGATGGCCGGCTTCATCATCGGCTTCGATGGTGAGAAGGATGGCGCGGGCCACCGCATCGTTGATTTCGTCACCCGCACCGGGATTCCCGCCGCGATGATGGGCATGCTGCAGGCCCTGCCCAAAACAGCGCTATGGGCCCGGTTGGAGAAGGAGGGCCGCCTGATTCAGGGGGAGGATGCCGCCAAGGGCGTGAACCAGACCAACCTGCTGAACTTCAAGCCGACCCGGCCGATCCGCGACATCGCCAACGAATACGTGGACGCGTTCTGTGCCTTGTATGAGCCCAACGCCTACATGGACCGGGTGTACAGCTACTACCTGAAGATGGGCGCACCCCGCTGGAAGGCGGCCGCCAAACTGCCGAGCTGGACCGACATCCGGGCCTTGAGCATCGTGATCTGGCGCCAGGGCATCCAGCGCAGCACCCGCGGCCGCTTCTGGAAGTACATGCTGGGCATGGCCCGCCAGAACCCGGCCCTGCTGGAGCAGTTCCTGGTGGTGCTGGCCCACAACGAGCACTTCCTCGAGTACCGCTCGATCGTGCAGCAGGAAATCCGCGAACAGCTGGAATCCCTGCCGCCGGAAGAACCCACAGTGCAGAAAGAGCTTCAACCTGTTTGA
- a CDS encoding DUF4346 domain-containing protein, with amino-acid sequence MVKTPESPASLAAAIDYLDDRLSQRFIALDPSGYFLIKLDADAGELVLEHYGNTIDEKGLARDSETGEVLSCKGGNGPRRPSAIYRGSCAKQVGIQLTEGDGPYPVSRLDHALYLGRELQKAEQCLRDGSNYVQD; translated from the coding sequence ATGGTCAAGACTCCTGAATCCCCCGCATCGCTGGCTGCGGCCATTGATTATTTGGATGATCGCCTCTCCCAGCGCTTCATCGCCCTGGATCCCAGCGGCTATTTCCTGATCAAGCTGGATGCCGATGCCGGTGAACTGGTGCTGGAGCATTACGGCAACACCATTGATGAGAAGGGTCTGGCGCGGGATTCAGAGACGGGAGAAGTTCTGAGCTGCAAGGGCGGCAATGGTCCCCGTCGCCCATCAGCGATCTACCGCGGCTCCTGTGCCAAACAAGTGGGCATTCAGCTCACCGAAGGCGATGGGCCCTACCCAGTGAGCCGGTTGGACCATGCCCTGTACCTGGGGCGGGAGTTGCAGAAAGCCGAGCAGTGCCTGCGGGACGGATCGAACTACGTGCAGGACTGA
- a CDS encoding 6-carboxytetrahydropterin synthase, whose amino-acid sequence MTEMKSLPRHGQGRGCVITRRACFSSSHRYWLPELSADDNAARFGPCAIAPGHGHNYELIVSMAGGLDADGMVLNLSEVKHAIRQEVTGQLDFRFLNEAWPEFDVSNPEGCLPTTEALLRVIWQRLSPHLPITALRLYEQPGLWADYLGHPMDAFLTIRTHFAAAHRLARPELSQEENEAIYGKCARPHGHGHNYLVDVTVRGEIDPRTGMVCDLSALQRLVDDLVVEPFDHTFLNKDVPFFEECVPTAENIALHIADRLSTPVKAIGAHLHKIRLQESPNNAAEVYAETPQLERMPAALESVAAV is encoded by the coding sequence ATGACTGAAATGAAGTCACTCCCACGCCACGGCCAAGGCCGCGGTTGCGTGATCACGCGGCGGGCCTGCTTCAGTTCCAGCCACCGTTACTGGCTGCCGGAGCTGTCGGCGGATGACAACGCGGCTCGCTTCGGGCCCTGTGCCATTGCCCCTGGCCATGGCCACAACTACGAGCTGATCGTCTCCATGGCCGGCGGTCTGGATGCCGACGGCATGGTGCTCAACCTTTCCGAGGTGAAGCACGCCATCCGCCAGGAAGTCACGGGACAACTGGACTTCCGCTTCCTCAACGAGGCCTGGCCGGAATTTGACGTTTCCAACCCTGAGGGCTGCCTTCCCACCACCGAAGCCCTGCTGCGGGTGATTTGGCAACGCCTCAGCCCGCATCTGCCGATCACGGCACTGCGCCTCTACGAACAACCGGGCCTTTGGGCCGACTATCTCGGACATCCCATGGACGCCTTTCTCACCATCCGCACCCATTTCGCCGCCGCTCATCGTCTGGCACGGCCTGAGCTGAGTCAGGAGGAGAACGAGGCGATCTACGGCAAGTGCGCCCGCCCCCACGGCCATGGTCACAACTATCTGGTGGATGTGACCGTGCGCGGTGAGATCGATCCCCGCACCGGCATGGTCTGCGACCTCTCCGCCCTCCAGCGTCTCGTGGATGATCTGGTGGTGGAGCCCTTCGACCACACCTTTCTCAACAAGGACGTGCCGTTCTTTGAGGAGTGTGTGCCCACCGCGGAGAATATCGCTCTGCACATTGCCGACCGGCTCAGCACGCCGGTGAAAGCGATTGGAGCCCATCTGCACAAGATTCGCTTGCAGGAAAGCCCCAACAACGCCGCTGAGGTTTACGCCGAGACCCCTCAGCTAGAGAGGATGCCTGCAGCATTGGAATCGGTTGCGGCCGTCTGA
- a CDS encoding RibD family protein, with protein MRPSDPPARPLVRLVLAVSLDGRLAPATGGAAQLGGEGDRRVLEQTLAWGDACLIGAGTLRAHQCTCLIRDATLIAQRVAEGRGEQPAAVVVSHGHDFPQTWRFFQQPLPRWLLAPAAAEQGFDRWLPLGDNWDERLGRLAALGVERLVLLGGAQLIADLLQTDAVDELQLTLVPQLLGGDHCWLPLGGEALPEGLAFEGAWQLQQAQPLGGNELMLCYQRQRG; from the coding sequence TTGCGGCCGTCTGATCCTCCGGCTCGCCCGCTGGTTCGTCTGGTGCTGGCCGTCAGCCTCGATGGCCGGCTTGCTCCTGCTACTGGTGGGGCCGCCCAGCTGGGTGGTGAGGGTGATCGGCGTGTTCTGGAGCAGACCCTGGCCTGGGGGGATGCCTGTCTTATCGGTGCCGGCACCCTGCGGGCCCACCAGTGCACCTGTCTGATTCGCGACGCAACCCTGATCGCCCAGCGCGTGGCTGAGGGGCGCGGGGAACAACCTGCTGCGGTGGTGGTCAGCCACGGCCATGACTTCCCGCAGACGTGGCGGTTTTTTCAGCAACCGCTACCGCGGTGGTTGTTGGCGCCTGCGGCTGCCGAGCAGGGATTTGACCGCTGGCTACCGCTTGGAGACAATTGGGATGAGCGCTTGGGGCGTTTGGCAGCTTTGGGTGTGGAGCGTCTGGTTCTTCTGGGTGGTGCTCAGCTCATTGCTGATCTGCTCCAGACCGATGCTGTGGATGAACTGCAACTCACACTGGTGCCCCAACTGCTCGGGGGTGATCACTGTTGGCTACCACTGGGGGGTGAGGCTCTCCCAGAAGGTCTTGCTTTTGAGGGTGCCTGGCAGCTGCAGCAGGCCCAGCCTCTTGGGGGGAACGAGTTGATGCTCTGCTATCAACGTCAGCGCGGCTGA
- a CDS encoding vitamin K epoxide reductase family protein translates to MATTRLVSRRRQDAGAKWARIAMAVLATVGVIDTGSITLKRWGLLGNLSCPMGADGCDKVLNSPWGTVAADIPLSFVGLLAYLAVLVMALLPLLPGLQENKSDLSRRTWWGMFAVSLGMAVFSGVLLGLMVIKIQAFCFFCVLSAVLSLSLFILSVVGGGWDDPGQLIFRGILLALAVLMGGLIWASVVDPARPEATATGPGVAPAVTTASTPATVALADHLTASGAVMYSAYWCPHCHEQKELFGKEASEQLKVVECAPDGRNNQADLCRSKGLEGFPSWEINGEIDSGVKPLEVLADLSGYQGDRDF, encoded by the coding sequence ATGGCCACCACCCGTCTGGTCAGTCGCCGCCGCCAGGATGCCGGGGCCAAGTGGGCCCGCATCGCGATGGCGGTGCTCGCCACCGTCGGTGTGATCGACACCGGCTCGATCACCCTCAAGCGCTGGGGACTGCTCGGCAACCTCAGCTGCCCGATGGGTGCCGACGGTTGCGACAAGGTGCTCAACAGCCCCTGGGGCACGGTGGCGGCCGACATTCCGCTGTCCTTTGTCGGGCTGCTGGCCTACCTCGCCGTTCTGGTGATGGCCTTGTTGCCGCTGCTGCCCGGTCTGCAGGAAAACAAGAGCGATCTGTCCCGCCGCACCTGGTGGGGCATGTTCGCTGTCTCCCTGGGGATGGCGGTGTTCAGTGGCGTGCTGCTGGGCCTGATGGTGATCAAGATTCAGGCCTTCTGCTTCTTCTGCGTTTTATCGGCCGTTTTGTCGCTGTCCCTGTTCATCCTCTCGGTGGTGGGGGGTGGTTGGGACGACCCCGGTCAGCTGATCTTCCGCGGCATCCTTCTGGCCCTGGCGGTGCTGATGGGCGGTCTGATCTGGGCCTCTGTTGTCGATCCAGCGCGACCGGAAGCCACGGCCACGGGGCCTGGCGTCGCTCCGGCGGTCACCACCGCCAGTACTCCAGCCACTGTGGCCCTGGCGGACCATCTCACCGCCTCCGGTGCGGTGATGTATTCGGCCTACTGGTGCCCCCATTGCCATGAGCAGAAGGAGCTGTTCGGCAAGGAAGCCTCTGAGCAGCTCAAGGTGGTGGAGTGCGCGCCCGACGGGCGCAACAACCAGGCGGATCTCTGCCGCAGCAAAGGTCTGGAGGGCTTCCCCAGCTGGGAGATCAACGGTGAGATCGATTCCGGTGTGAAACCCCTCGAGGTGCTGGCTGATCTCAGTGGTTATCAGGGCGATCGCGACTTCTGA
- the rimO gene encoding 30S ribosomal protein S12 methylthiotransferase RimO, with protein sequence MTSTPTKPTIAFAHLGCEKNRVDTEHMVGLLAQAGYGVSTNEDDAAVVVVNTCSFIQDAREESVRTLVGLAEQGKELIIAGCLAQHFQEELLESIPEAKAIVGTGDYQHIVEVLQRVEAGERVNRVSAVPTFVGDEHLPRQRTTDHAVAFLKVAEGCDYRCAFCIIPKLRGDQRSRPIESIVAEAHQLAEQGVQELILISQITTNYGLDLYGKPKLAELLRALGEVEIPWIRVHYAYPTGLTPDVLAAYRDVPNVVPYLDLPLQHSHPEVLRAMNRPWQADVNDRLLHQIREQLPDAVLRTTLIVGFPGETEEHFEHLKRFLETQRFDHVGIFTFSPEDGTAAADLPNRVDPEVAQARKDALMALQQPISEERNQRWVGRTVDVLIEQHNPQTGQMIGRCARFAPEVDGEVQVQPGEDGQQAASGTMVPVEITGADIYDLSGRIVGARAMVAAIRANA encoded by the coding sequence ATGACAAGCACCCCCACGAAACCGACGATCGCGTTCGCCCACTTGGGCTGCGAAAAGAACCGGGTGGACACCGAACACATGGTGGGTTTGCTGGCGCAGGCTGGCTACGGCGTCAGCACTAATGAGGACGATGCCGCTGTGGTGGTGGTGAACACCTGCAGCTTCATTCAGGACGCCCGCGAGGAATCGGTGCGCACCCTGGTGGGCCTGGCGGAACAGGGCAAGGAGCTGATCATTGCCGGCTGTCTGGCCCAGCACTTCCAGGAGGAACTGCTGGAGTCGATTCCCGAGGCAAAAGCGATCGTCGGCACCGGCGACTACCAACACATCGTGGAGGTGCTGCAGCGGGTGGAAGCGGGCGAGCGGGTGAACCGCGTCAGCGCTGTTCCCACCTTTGTGGGGGATGAGCACCTGCCGCGCCAACGCACCACCGACCACGCGGTGGCGTTCCTGAAGGTGGCCGAAGGCTGCGACTACCGCTGCGCCTTCTGCATCATTCCGAAGCTGCGGGGCGACCAGCGCAGCCGGCCGATCGAATCGATCGTGGCGGAAGCCCACCAACTGGCGGAGCAGGGGGTGCAAGAACTGATCCTGATCAGTCAGATCACCACCAACTACGGCCTCGATCTCTACGGCAAACCGAAGCTGGCGGAGCTGCTGCGGGCCCTGGGGGAGGTGGAGATCCCCTGGATCCGGGTGCACTACGCCTATCCGACGGGGCTGACCCCTGATGTGCTGGCGGCCTACCGGGACGTGCCGAACGTGGTGCCCTATCTGGATCTACCGCTGCAGCACAGCCACCCGGAGGTGCTGCGGGCGATGAACCGCCCCTGGCAAGCAGATGTGAACGACCGCCTGCTGCACCAGATCCGCGAACAGCTCCCCGATGCGGTGCTGCGCACCACCTTGATCGTGGGCTTCCCTGGTGAAACCGAGGAGCATTTCGAACACCTGAAGCGCTTCCTGGAGACCCAGCGCTTTGATCACGTGGGCATCTTCACCTTCTCGCCGGAGGACGGCACCGCGGCAGCGGATCTGCCGAATCGGGTGGATCCCGAGGTGGCCCAGGCGCGCAAGGACGCCCTGATGGCGCTACAGCAACCGATTTCAGAGGAACGAAACCAGCGCTGGGTGGGCCGCACCGTGGATGTGCTGATCGAGCAGCACAACCCCCAGACCGGGCAGATGATCGGTCGTTGCGCCCGCTTTGCACCGGAGGTGGACGGCGAAGTGCAGGTACAACCCGGCGAGGACGGCCAACAGGCGGCCTCCGGCACGATGGTGCCGGTTGAGATCACCGGGGCCGACATCTACGACCTCAGCGGCCGGATCGTCGGCGCCCGCGCCATGGTGGCGGCAATCAGAGCCAATGCTTGA
- a CDS encoding GNAT family N-acetyltransferase, giving the protein MTSLTARWHRSISEIPEQHWRALVGDDAIPFYRWGWLEALERSGSIVPEQGWQPLHLGIWRDDTPIAVAPLYLKGHSYGEFVFDQTFARLAGDLGLRYYPKLLGMSPVSPVLGYRFHIRAGEDDAVLTTEMLRIIDLFCEQNSILSCNFLYVDPQWRPLAEAAGCAAWLNQQSLWSRGDDQTFDDYLNGFNANQRRNIKRERKAVAKAGLTVTPLTGEQLDLELLQTMHGFYEQHCARWGPWGSKYLEEGFFEALADLHREQVVLFSAHRGDPREPVAMSMCVRDDHHLWGRYWGSEEEIDCLHFEVCYYAPIEWAISQGIDSFDPGAGGSHKRRRGFVARPHASLHRWYQPQMDGLIRAWLPKVNGLMLEEIEAINAELPFKADAPSLSL; this is encoded by the coding sequence ATGACATCCCTCACGGCCCGCTGGCACCGCTCGATTTCTGAAATTCCAGAGCAGCACTGGCGGGCTTTGGTGGGCGACGACGCCATCCCCTTCTATCGCTGGGGCTGGTTGGAGGCCCTGGAGCGTTCCGGCAGCATTGTTCCAGAGCAGGGCTGGCAGCCGTTGCATCTGGGCATCTGGCGGGATGACACCCCGATCGCTGTGGCCCCGCTGTACCTGAAGGGGCACAGCTACGGCGAGTTCGTGTTTGACCAGACCTTTGCGCGCCTGGCCGGTGATCTGGGCCTGCGTTACTACCCCAAGCTGCTGGGAATGAGTCCGGTGAGCCCGGTGCTGGGCTATCGCTTCCACATCCGCGCCGGTGAAGACGACGCGGTCCTCACCACCGAAATGCTGCGGATCATTGATCTGTTCTGCGAGCAGAACAGCATCCTCAGCTGCAATTTCCTCTATGTGGACCCCCAGTGGCGGCCCCTGGCGGAGGCGGCTGGTTGTGCCGCCTGGCTGAACCAGCAGAGCCTGTGGAGCCGCGGCGACGATCAGACCTTTGACGACTACCTCAACGGTTTCAACGCCAACCAACGCCGCAACATCAAGCGGGAACGCAAGGCGGTGGCCAAGGCGGGCCTCACGGTGACGCCACTCACCGGGGAGCAGCTGGATCTGGAGTTGCTCCAGACCATGCATGGCTTCTACGAGCAGCACTGCGCCCGCTGGGGCCCCTGGGGCAGCAAGTATCTCGAGGAAGGCTTCTTTGAGGCCCTGGCTGATCTGCACCGGGAACAGGTGGTGCTGTTCTCTGCCCATCGCGGTGACCCCCGCGAGCCCGTGGCGATGTCGATGTGCGTGCGCGATGACCATCACCTCTGGGGCCGTTACTGGGGCAGTGAAGAGGAGATCGACTGCCTCCACTTCGAGGTCTGCTACTACGCCCCGATCGAATGGGCGATCAGCCAGGGGATCGACAGTTTTGACCCTGGGGCTGGTGGCAGCCACAAGCGCCGGCGCGGGTTTGTGGCCCGCCCCCACGCCAGCCTGCACCGCTGGTATCAACCGCAGATGGATGGTCTGATCCGGGCTTGGCTGCCCAAGGTGAATGGCTTGATGCTTGAGGAGATTGAAGCGATCAATGCCGAGCTGCCGTTCAAAGCGGACGCACCATCGCTGAGTTTGTAA
- the nadB gene encoding L-aspartate oxidase translates to MDHSRPPDAIDPGPWDVVVVGAGAAGLMTCLELPEGLSVLLLNRNTGRRSSSRWAQGGIAAVTRPEDSSRSHADDTLSAGAGLCDGDAVRFLVYAAPRCVERLQQLGMAFDRDGHGLATTLEAAHSHRRVLHVQDRTGRALVDVLRERVEQRPGLLHRRGVRVTGLEVQNGRCCGVQVLDGHQLHRIQARAVVLASGGGGHLFANTTNPAQACGEGIALAWDAGASVEDLEFVQFHPTALRLDDAPCFLISEAVRGEGGVLVDGRGGSPVDQLPQRDLAPRDQVSRALVQRMRQQGVAQMWLDFAAIPHAKAEARFPTILDRCSEFGLNPLERPIPVAPAAHYWMGGVATDLQAATDLPGLYAVGEVACTGVHGANRLASNSLMECLVFAHRMAEIDLGPALKPISPAPPQAYGQALEGGITSAELMQQIEQLRLFCWQRAGVDRSGRGLSAGLDQLRCDLEHLDQQPLLDCLQQDNLLLDDSSRRDLNLLLDLRHRLLTSRLMLEACLFRRESRGGHFRTDAPATLPQWQCHSRLNRAQGLHTRAVRP, encoded by the coding sequence ATGGACCACTCCCGACCGCCTGATGCCATCGATCCCGGCCCCTGGGACGTGGTGGTGGTGGGTGCCGGAGCGGCGGGGTTGATGACCTGCCTGGAGTTACCCGAGGGGTTGTCGGTGTTGCTGCTGAACCGCAACACCGGACGGCGCTCCTCCAGCCGCTGGGCGCAGGGGGGCATCGCCGCCGTGACCCGCCCCGAAGATTCCTCCCGAAGCCATGCCGACGACACCCTGAGCGCCGGGGCTGGGCTCTGTGACGGCGATGCCGTGCGCTTTCTGGTGTACGCCGCACCCCGTTGCGTGGAGCGCCTGCAGCAGCTGGGCATGGCCTTTGACCGAGACGGCCATGGCCTGGCCACAACCCTGGAAGCCGCCCACAGCCATCGACGGGTACTGCATGTGCAGGACCGCACCGGACGCGCCCTAGTGGATGTGTTGCGCGAGCGGGTGGAACAACGGCCCGGTCTGCTGCACCGCCGTGGGGTGCGGGTCACCGGGCTGGAGGTGCAGAACGGTCGCTGCTGCGGGGTGCAGGTGCTGGATGGCCACCAGCTCCATCGGATCCAGGCCAGGGCCGTGGTGCTGGCCAGCGGCGGCGGTGGGCACTTGTTTGCCAATACAACCAATCCAGCCCAGGCCTGCGGGGAGGGGATCGCCCTGGCCTGGGACGCAGGGGCCTCCGTGGAAGATCTGGAATTCGTGCAGTTCCACCCCACGGCCCTGCGGCTCGACGATGCACCTTGCTTCCTGATCTCAGAGGCGGTCCGCGGCGAAGGCGGCGTGCTGGTGGATGGCCGCGGGGGAAGCCCTGTGGATCAGCTGCCGCAACGGGACCTGGCTCCGCGGGATCAGGTGAGCCGGGCTCTGGTGCAGCGGATGCGGCAGCAGGGGGTGGCCCAGATGTGGCTGGATTTTGCCGCCATTCCCCATGCCAAGGCGGAAGCGCGTTTCCCCACGATCCTGGATCGCTGCAGCGAGTTCGGGCTCAACCCCCTGGAGCGACCGATCCCTGTGGCCCCTGCGGCGCACTACTGGATGGGCGGTGTGGCCACGGATCTGCAGGCCGCCACCGATCTTCCCGGCCTTTACGCCGTCGGCGAAGTGGCCTGCACCGGGGTGCATGGCGCCAACCGGCTGGCCAGCAATTCCCTGATGGAATGCCTGGTGTTCGCTCACCGCATGGCGGAGATCGACCTGGGACCGGCCCTGAAGCCGATCAGTCCTGCCCCGCCGCAGGCCTATGGGCAAGCCCTGGAGGGAGGGATCACCAGCGCGGAGCTGATGCAACAGATCGAACAGCTGCGGCTGTTCTGCTGGCAGCGGGCTGGAGTGGACCGCTCCGGGCGCGGGCTCAGCGCCGGCCTGGACCAGCTGCGCTGCGACCTGGAGCACCTGGACCAACAACCGTTGCTGGACTGCCTGCAGCAGGACAATCTGCTGCTGGATGACAGCAGTCGCCGCGATCTGAATCTGCTGCTGGATCTGCGCCACCGACTGCTGACCAGCCGGTTGATGCTGGAGGCCTGTCTGTTCCGGCGGGAGAGCCGGGGCGGCCATTTCCGCACCGACGCCCCTGCAACATTGCCCCAGTGGCAATGCCATTCACGGCTGAACAGGGCCCAGGGGCTCCACACCCGGGCCGTGCGCCCCTGA
- a CDS encoding cytochrome B6, with protein sequence MGVGIYLGLVGSGLVLAFALTKLLKGIKLI encoded by the coding sequence ATGGGCGTCGGCATCTATCTCGGCCTGGTTGGATCCGGTCTGGTGTTGGCTTTTGCGCTCACTAAACTGCTCAAGGGTATTAAGCTGATCTGA